Proteins encoded together in one Planctomyces sp. SH-PL14 window:
- a CDS encoding DUF1559 domain-containing protein — MPRVPDRERPRPCAPLRHRRGFTLIELLVVIAIIAVLVAILLPAVQQAREAARRAQCGNHLRQMGLALHNYESTFFAFPMVDAQNYRPNTQGFSAQARLLPYLEQANLQNQLDFAEPAFTGPFNSLVPNPKFASVFATPLAVLLCPSDPAPTQNVGAGGAVYSGTNYMVSYGSGKSVSYDLRWRTDGLSYENSGVRMGDITDGASNTVFMSETVRSAGNDTTLTAGTLPPYPYQMTLNGSTGVASTLNATQGLTGGGAWGAYVDGAGMISNPNLANIWPTLTSWRGASSAALRGRGTSWAHSGAISTMTNGFQPPNSRVPDIVIHFTGFFGPRSYHAGGAQVMFGDGGVRFVGENVDVTVHRGLHSRDGRELIGEF; from the coding sequence ATGCCTCGTGTCCCGGATCGGGAGCGTCCGCGTCCCTGCGCTCCGCTTCGCCATCGCCGCGGCTTCACGCTCATCGAGCTGCTCGTCGTCATCGCCATCATCGCCGTTCTGGTCGCGATCCTGCTCCCCGCGGTCCAGCAGGCCCGCGAGGCGGCCCGCCGCGCCCAGTGCGGCAATCACCTCCGGCAGATGGGGCTGGCGCTCCACAACTATGAGAGCACCTTCTTCGCCTTCCCGATGGTCGATGCCCAGAACTATCGGCCCAACACCCAGGGCTTCTCGGCCCAGGCCCGGCTGCTGCCATATCTGGAGCAGGCCAACCTCCAGAACCAGCTCGACTTCGCCGAGCCCGCGTTCACCGGCCCGTTCAACAGCCTCGTCCCGAACCCGAAGTTTGCGTCGGTCTTCGCCACCCCGCTGGCGGTCCTGCTCTGCCCGAGCGACCCCGCGCCGACGCAGAACGTCGGCGCCGGAGGAGCGGTCTACAGCGGGACGAACTACATGGTCAGTTACGGCAGCGGCAAGAGCGTAAGCTATGACCTCCGCTGGCGGACCGACGGCCTGAGCTATGAGAACTCCGGCGTCCGGATGGGAGACATCACGGACGGCGCGTCGAACACGGTCTTCATGAGCGAAACCGTCCGCAGCGCGGGCAACGACACAACGCTTACCGCCGGCACGCTCCCTCCTTATCCGTACCAGATGACTCTCAACGGCTCGACGGGAGTCGCCTCGACGCTGAACGCCACACAGGGACTGACAGGGGGCGGAGCCTGGGGGGCGTATGTCGACGGAGCGGGGATGATCTCGAACCCGAACCTCGCCAACATCTGGCCAACGCTCACGAGTTGGCGAGGCGCATCGAGCGCGGCGCTGCGGGGCCGCGGAACCTCTTGGGCGCACTCGGGTGCGATCAGCACCATGACGAACGGGTTTCAGCCCCCGAACAGCCGTGTCCCGGACATCGTGATTCACTTCACCGGCTTCTTCGGGCCGCGGAGCTATCACGCTGGCGGAGCGCAGGTGATGTTCGGCGACGGAGGGGTGCGGTTCGTGGGAGAGAACGTCGACGTCACGGTCCATCGCGGGCTCCACAGCCGCGACGGGCGGGAGCTGATCGGCGAGTTCTGA
- a CDS encoding DUF1501 domain-containing protein, producing the protein MLRVLRDAVGRRTVLQAGGAGLLGLGLNPVLRAEEHPQVIVPRAKSVIFLFLFGGPSQLETFDMKPDAPDKIRGPFGAITSRTPELRICEHLPRIAEVTDRLCVVRTMSHGFNDHSGGGHYVQTGQKWHIPIGAGFNATPKDWPSMGSVVDHLEQQRHPEAMPDLPRYVVAPNFLGRLQEYSVQLIRPGEYAGWLGRRHDPLTTRIEKRDPKDNPYWRNCTDDELDYQVQGLSGGKGMTLTRLEQRATLLDQFDTARRQLEENRTLQSYDRFQARALSMVTSPKTREALDIRRESDAVRDRYGRNLFGQSTLLARRLVEAGSRFVTVHFDSPDGYGWDSHVSSTDVKNHLLPALDGALSSLILDLEERGRLDDTLVVAMGEMGRTPRANANWGRDHWSTLFPAVLAGGGMKRGFVYGESDASAAYALSPPVSPEDLAATIYHTLGIDPETQIKDAQERPVPVAPGGTVRTELFT; encoded by the coding sequence ATGCTTCGAGTGCTGCGCGATGCGGTGGGCCGGCGAACGGTGCTCCAGGCCGGGGGAGCGGGGCTCCTGGGTCTGGGGCTGAATCCTGTGCTGCGGGCGGAAGAGCATCCGCAGGTGATCGTCCCGCGGGCGAAGTCGGTGATCTTCCTGTTTCTGTTCGGCGGTCCGAGCCAGCTCGAGACGTTCGACATGAAGCCGGACGCGCCGGACAAGATCCGGGGGCCGTTCGGGGCGATCACGAGCCGGACGCCCGAGCTGCGGATCTGCGAGCATCTCCCGCGGATCGCGGAGGTGACGGACCGGCTGTGCGTGGTGCGGACGATGTCCCACGGCTTCAATGACCACAGCGGCGGCGGGCATTACGTGCAGACGGGCCAGAAGTGGCACATTCCGATCGGGGCGGGGTTCAACGCGACGCCGAAGGACTGGCCGTCGATGGGCTCGGTCGTCGATCATCTGGAACAGCAGCGGCATCCGGAGGCGATGCCGGACCTGCCGCGGTATGTCGTGGCTCCGAACTTCCTGGGGCGGCTGCAGGAGTACTCCGTGCAGCTTATCCGGCCCGGCGAGTATGCGGGGTGGCTGGGGCGGCGGCATGACCCGCTGACGACGCGGATCGAGAAGCGGGATCCGAAGGACAATCCTTACTGGCGGAACTGCACCGACGATGAGCTGGATTATCAGGTTCAGGGGCTGTCGGGCGGGAAGGGAATGACGCTCACCCGGCTGGAGCAGCGGGCCACGCTGCTGGACCAGTTTGACACAGCCCGTCGGCAGCTGGAGGAGAACCGGACGCTGCAGAGCTATGACCGGTTTCAGGCGCGGGCGCTTTCGATGGTGACTTCGCCGAAGACGCGGGAGGCGCTCGATATCCGCCGTGAGTCGGATGCCGTGCGGGATCGGTATGGGCGGAACCTGTTCGGGCAATCGACGCTGCTGGCGCGGCGGCTGGTCGAGGCGGGGTCACGGTTTGTGACCGTGCACTTCGACTCGCCGGACGGCTACGGGTGGGACTCGCATGTTTCGAGTACCGACGTGAAGAACCATCTGCTGCCGGCGCTCGACGGGGCGTTGTCGTCGTTGATTCTGGATCTGGAGGAGCGGGGGCGGCTGGATGACACGCTCGTTGTCGCGATGGGTGAGATGGGTCGGACGCCGCGGGCGAATGCGAACTGGGGTCGGGATCACTGGTCGACGTTGTTCCCGGCGGTGCTGGCGGGTGGGGGGATGAAGCGGGGGTTTGTTTACGGCGAGTCGGACGCGAGTGCGGCGTATGCGTTGAGTCCGCCGGTGAGTCCGGAGGATCTGGCGGCGACGATTTACCATACGTTGGGGATTGATCCGGAGACGCAGATCAAGGATGCGCAGGAGCGTCCGGTGCCGGTAGCGCCGGGGGGAACAGTGCGAACGGAGTTGTTTACCTAG
- a CDS encoding alpha/beta fold hydrolase, whose translation MSGRWNLGLFPQGAITLLALLALTQPASAQTKAKKEEADSRPKLTYRDRAPKRYDLTARASEIDSRAKAHPDINFLFEKDGKPQDVQHASVDTKVKPRGKLVIWLMGHNGALFERTSSYGLHAIQVHYANGWFSKLNKEPPPDDKYLGRIRLEAATGEDVSDAIDIPRPDSMAERSIQFVNWLAKNNPEGRWEYFLTPDGKDLRWDDVIMAGISHGSTTAARFALHQKVDRVIMLSGPRDQLEQWYTLPSATPKNRFFGFTHVLDGGWTADHYCRSWQLLGLAEFGPVVNVDKTKPPYNSTRRLITDADVKGDANRAHSASQPGGAAVKDAQGKFIHEEVWKYLFTYPVDKTGDPVPADNDCTLDLSKKK comes from the coding sequence GTGAGCGGTCGCTGGAATCTCGGTCTCTTCCCGCAAGGAGCCATCACGCTCCTCGCCCTCCTGGCCCTCACCCAACCCGCCTCCGCCCAGACCAAGGCGAAGAAGGAAGAGGCCGACTCCCGCCCTAAACTCACCTACCGCGACCGCGCGCCGAAGCGCTACGACCTCACCGCGCGGGCCAGCGAAATCGACTCCCGGGCCAAAGCCCACCCGGATATCAACTTCCTCTTCGAAAAGGACGGCAAGCCCCAGGACGTCCAGCACGCCTCTGTCGACACCAAGGTCAAACCCCGCGGCAAACTCGTCATCTGGCTCATGGGCCACAACGGAGCCCTCTTCGAACGGACCTCGAGCTACGGCCTCCACGCCATCCAGGTCCACTACGCCAACGGCTGGTTCAGCAAGCTCAACAAGGAACCCCCGCCGGACGACAAGTACCTCGGCCGCATCCGCCTCGAAGCGGCGACCGGCGAAGACGTCAGCGACGCCATCGACATCCCCCGCCCGGACAGCATGGCCGAACGTTCGATCCAGTTCGTCAACTGGCTCGCCAAGAACAACCCCGAGGGCCGCTGGGAATACTTCCTCACCCCGGACGGCAAGGACCTGCGGTGGGACGACGTCATCATGGCCGGCATCTCGCACGGCTCCACGACGGCGGCCCGCTTCGCCCTGCACCAGAAGGTCGACCGCGTCATCATGCTCTCCGGCCCGCGCGACCAGCTCGAACAGTGGTACACGCTCCCCTCGGCCACACCCAAGAACCGCTTCTTCGGCTTCACCCACGTCCTCGACGGCGGCTGGACCGCGGACCACTACTGCCGCTCGTGGCAACTCCTCGGCCTCGCGGAGTTCGGCCCGGTCGTGAATGTCGACAAGACCAAGCCTCCTTACAACAGCACCCGCCGTCTCATCACGGATGCAGACGTGAAGGGGGACGCCAACCGCGCTCACTCCGCCTCGCAGCCCGGTGGAGCCGCGGTGAAGGACGCCCAGGGGAAGTTCATTCACGAGGAGGTCTGGAAGTACCTCTTCACGTATCCGGTCGACAAGACCGGCGACCCGGTCCCGGCGGACAACGACTGCACGCTCGACCTGTCGAAGAAGAAGTGA
- a CDS encoding carboxymuconolactone decarboxylase family protein, translating into MRLSIKVALSLALFGSAAGLRADDSPAAPAPARTRPEMKKRIEGLKQREARLPLPSLSAEDIAAGVRSVNNGRLRSLYLPESWLASRSSTGGSGSGRGTGGSSGAGNNRGGGSSSLGQMAAAPDFGFKTRLFWIVSRTNDCQYCLGHQELKLRRAGMTEDQIASLDSRWSEFPAAEQAAMAFTRKLTLTPHLVTPADVAALKAHYSDEQIVDVLQTICGNNSTNRWTASTGIPQDRSFGGDEPSQLDTPTSEAFTSVETKVAPIDYVPRPAWESRSEAEAAMAACRGRTPTVKLPTADAGQAAIAADTPGVLPPNWVRASAYSAPSALRLWKHRQALARDGRLDANLKALIGWVCAREDRAWYAAAHARARLNAMGVADDRLFAVGGDEGAFSPKEKAVFAFARKLTSAPHTVVDADVAGLRKEFSDHEVAEIIFLTCDANSFDRFTEALRLPLEEEVVAVGSAR; encoded by the coding sequence ATGCGACTCTCGATCAAGGTGGCCCTTTCGCTCGCCCTGTTTGGCTCCGCGGCCGGACTGCGGGCCGATGACTCCCCCGCCGCGCCCGCTCCCGCGCGGACCCGGCCGGAAATGAAGAAGCGGATCGAAGGCCTGAAGCAGCGCGAAGCCCGCCTGCCGCTCCCCTCGCTGAGCGCCGAGGACATTGCGGCCGGGGTCCGCTCGGTCAACAACGGCCGGCTGCGGTCGCTCTACCTTCCCGAATCGTGGCTGGCCTCGCGCTCGTCGACGGGCGGAAGCGGCAGTGGACGCGGGACGGGTGGAAGCTCGGGCGCAGGGAACAACCGCGGGGGCGGGTCGTCCTCGCTGGGCCAGATGGCGGCAGCGCCGGACTTCGGGTTCAAGACGCGTCTCTTCTGGATCGTCTCGCGGACAAATGACTGCCAGTACTGCCTGGGGCATCAGGAGCTGAAGCTCCGCCGGGCGGGGATGACGGAGGACCAGATCGCCTCGCTCGATTCCCGCTGGAGCGAGTTCCCTGCCGCCGAGCAGGCCGCGATGGCGTTCACCCGCAAGCTGACGCTGACGCCGCACCTGGTGACGCCGGCCGATGTGGCGGCGCTCAAGGCGCACTACTCCGACGAGCAGATCGTCGACGTGCTGCAGACGATCTGCGGGAACAACTCGACGAACCGCTGGACGGCGTCGACGGGGATTCCGCAGGACCGGTCGTTCGGCGGGGATGAGCCGAGCCAGCTCGACACGCCGACTTCGGAGGCGTTCACCTCCGTCGAGACGAAGGTGGCTCCGATCGACTATGTCCCGCGGCCGGCGTGGGAATCTCGTTCCGAAGCTGAAGCTGCGATGGCCGCCTGCCGTGGCCGGACGCCGACTGTGAAGCTCCCCACGGCGGATGCGGGCCAGGCGGCCATCGCGGCGGATACACCGGGCGTGTTGCCGCCGAACTGGGTGCGGGCTTCCGCGTACTCGGCTCCGTCGGCTCTTCGGTTGTGGAAGCATCGGCAGGCGCTGGCCCGGGATGGTCGGCTGGATGCGAACCTCAAGGCGCTGATCGGGTGGGTTTGTGCTCGTGAGGACCGGGCGTGGTATGCGGCGGCGCATGCCCGGGCGCGGCTGAATGCGATGGGTGTGGCGGATGATCGGCTGTTTGCGGTCGGGGGGGATGAGGGGGCGTTCTCGCCGAAGGAGAAGGCGGTGTTTGCGTTTGCCCGCAAGCTGACGTCGGCTCCGCATACGGTGGTCGATGCGGATGTGGCGGGGTTGCGGAAGGAGTTTTCGGATCACGAGGTGGCGGAGATTATCTTCCTGACGTGTGATGCGAACTCGTTCGATCGGTTCACGGAAGCGTTGCGGTTGCCGCTGGAGGAGGAAGTGGTGGCGGTGGGTTCGGCGCGATAG
- a CDS encoding DUF1559 domain-containing protein, giving the protein MKRRGFTLIELLVVIAIIAVLVAILLPAVQQAREAARANQCRNNLKQLGIALHNYHETMGGFPMSKNSNVSLSGQARILPHMDQTAVYNRIDFNVVSTHANNKFAYDLTIQMFRCPSDTDGLPAAAGGRNNYYTNTGTTVMNGLPGTTVGSTNYGLPMPDGVMYQDSFIRIADIIDGTTNTALMSERMLGDGSNTVSTPESDTFQPGTYPNTPDEARDQCHAVNVADMSKQGKSNGGAPWLSPDHTTTYYYHILTPNDRSCMYPPSRIATTANSRHTGGVNLLLCDGSVRFAGNSVDLSIWRALGTRNGKERIGEF; this is encoded by the coding sequence ATGAAACGCCGTGGCTTTACCCTCATCGAGCTGCTGGTCGTCATCGCCATCATCGCCGTCCTCGTCGCCATCCTCCTGCCCGCCGTCCAGCAGGCCCGCGAGGCGGCCCGGGCCAATCAGTGCCGCAACAACCTCAAGCAGCTCGGCATCGCCCTGCACAACTACCACGAGACCATGGGGGGCTTCCCCATGTCGAAGAACTCGAACGTCAGTCTGTCCGGGCAGGCCCGCATCCTGCCCCACATGGACCAGACCGCCGTCTACAACCGGATCGACTTCAACGTCGTCTCCACGCACGCCAACAACAAGTTCGCGTACGACCTGACGATCCAGATGTTCCGCTGCCCCTCCGACACCGACGGGCTCCCGGCGGCGGCCGGCGGCCGGAACAACTACTACACGAACACCGGAACGACGGTCATGAACGGCCTGCCGGGAACGACCGTCGGCAGCACGAACTACGGCCTGCCGATGCCCGACGGCGTGATGTACCAGGACAGCTTCATCCGCATCGCCGACATCATCGACGGGACGACCAACACGGCCCTCATGTCGGAGCGGATGCTGGGTGACGGCAGCAACACCGTCAGCACGCCGGAGAGCGACACCTTCCAGCCGGGAACCTACCCCAATACGCCGGACGAGGCCCGCGACCAGTGCCACGCCGTGAACGTGGCGGACATGAGCAAGCAGGGGAAGTCGAACGGCGGCGCGCCGTGGCTCTCTCCGGACCACACGACGACCTACTACTACCACATCCTGACGCCGAACGACCGCTCCTGCATGTACCCGCCCAGCCGGATCGCCACGACCGCCAACAGCCGCCACACGGGCGGGGTCAACCTGCTCCTGTGTGACGGCTCGGTCCGCTTTGCCGGGAACAGCGTCGATCTGAGCATCTGGCGGGCCCTGGGGACCCGCAACGGCAAGGAGCGGATCGGCGAGTTCTGA
- a CDS encoding DUF1549 domain-containing protein — protein sequence MKRVSVLAILAALIVAMGGTFFSGSDAAAQSRGRAKPKVKSAKDQKPKTALPTDVERSDVEIAPVDPKLRESAVRSAAKIDEIIDEALKKAKVEPNPLTSDEQFLRRAYLDIAGTIPTSKQAESFLKSTNPNKRANLVEFLLNRPAYASQMYNWMGDMLRLVDKVDFFTYIRPYSDWVKESLRENTPWNDMVHDMLTAEGQVWDNPAAGFYVRDQGMPLDNLNNSIRIFLGTRIGCAQCHDHPFDRWTQKEFYQLAAFVGGIQYGVNPPAMNKINNKEVNEAAGSPESMEARLGRYIVTANRKGVLENPKRQLTFPKDYQYSDAKPGQVASPAVLWGKTTASVAPENRRTVYADWVTSDDNPRFAMTMANRLWAKAMGYGLIEPMDDMKDDTVASIPALMDFLSNELKRVKYDLKEFQRIIYLTKAYQRQVSYDGVDPTKPYLFPGPVLRRMTAEQVWDSLLTLSIANPDNILRPSDSEYVTTITLDPKTSITEILDKARQLDAVTKKENEERRKRLYKGEELLRASELPQPLPERHLLRQFGQSDRGQINESHTDGTVPQLLTMFNGSATHMMLEKGSVIFNEVIAEPSTDKQIDRVFLCLLSRKPTKAEKAAAAAEISKAGPAGIGNVIWALLNTREFLFVP from the coding sequence ATGAAACGTGTCAGCGTGCTCGCCATTCTGGCGGCGCTCATCGTGGCGATGGGCGGAACGTTCTTCTCGGGGTCCGATGCTGCCGCCCAGTCGCGCGGCCGGGCCAAGCCCAAGGTGAAGTCGGCCAAGGATCAGAAGCCCAAGACCGCGCTCCCGACCGATGTCGAGCGGTCCGACGTCGAGATCGCTCCGGTCGATCCCAAGCTCAGGGAATCGGCCGTCCGCTCGGCCGCCAAGATCGACGAGATCATCGACGAGGCCCTCAAGAAGGCCAAGGTCGAGCCGAACCCGCTGACCAGCGACGAGCAGTTCCTCCGTCGCGCCTACCTCGACATCGCCGGCACGATCCCGACGTCCAAGCAGGCGGAGTCGTTCCTCAAGAGCACCAACCCGAACAAGCGGGCCAACCTCGTCGAGTTTCTGCTGAACCGTCCCGCCTACGCCAGCCAGATGTACAACTGGATGGGGGACATGCTGCGGCTCGTCGACAAGGTCGACTTCTTCACCTACATCCGCCCCTATTCGGACTGGGTCAAGGAATCGCTGCGTGAGAACACGCCGTGGAACGACATGGTCCATGACATGCTGACCGCTGAAGGTCAGGTGTGGGACAACCCGGCCGCCGGCTTCTACGTCCGCGACCAGGGGATGCCGCTCGACAACCTGAACAACTCGATCCGCATTTTCCTGGGGACCCGCATCGGCTGCGCCCAGTGCCACGACCACCCGTTCGACCGCTGGACCCAGAAGGAGTTCTACCAGCTGGCGGCGTTCGTGGGGGGGATCCAGTACGGCGTGAACCCGCCGGCGATGAACAAGATCAACAACAAGGAAGTCAACGAGGCGGCCGGCTCGCCGGAGTCGATGGAAGCCCGCCTGGGGCGGTACATCGTCACCGCCAACCGCAAGGGGGTCCTGGAGAATCCCAAGCGGCAGCTGACCTTCCCGAAGGACTACCAGTACAGCGACGCCAAGCCGGGTCAGGTCGCCTCCCCGGCCGTGCTGTGGGGCAAGACGACCGCCTCGGTCGCCCCGGAGAACCGCCGGACGGTTTACGCCGACTGGGTTACCTCGGACGACAATCCCCGCTTTGCGATGACGATGGCCAACCGGCTGTGGGCCAAGGCGATGGGCTACGGCCTGATCGAGCCGATGGACGACATGAAGGACGACACCGTCGCTTCGATCCCGGCCCTGATGGACTTCCTCTCCAACGAGCTCAAGCGGGTCAAGTACGACCTCAAGGAGTTCCAGCGGATCATCTACCTGACGAAGGCCTACCAGCGGCAGGTGTCGTACGACGGCGTCGATCCGACGAAGCCGTACCTGTTCCCCGGCCCGGTGCTGCGGCGGATGACCGCCGAGCAGGTGTGGGACTCGCTCCTGACGCTGTCGATCGCGAATCCGGACAACATCCTCCGTCCCAGCGACAGCGAGTATGTGACGACGATCACGCTCGATCCGAAGACCTCGATCACCGAGATCCTGGACAAGGCCCGGCAGCTTGATGCCGTGACCAAGAAGGAGAACGAAGAGCGGCGGAAGCGGCTCTACAAGGGTGAAGAACTGCTGCGGGCGTCCGAGCTGCCGCAGCCCCTTCCCGAGCGGCATCTCCTCCGGCAGTTTGGCCAGAGCGACCGCGGCCAGATCAACGAGAGCCACACCGACGGGACCGTCCCGCAGCTCCTGACGATGTTCAACGGCTCGGCGACGCACATGATGCTCGAGAAGGGTTCGGTGATCTTCAACGAGGTCATCGCCGAGCCGTCGACCGACAAGCAGATCGACCGCGTCTTCCTGTGCCTCCTCTCCCGCAAGCCGACGAAGGCCGAGAAGGCCGCCGCCGCGGCGGAGATCAGCAAGGCCGGACCGGCCGGGATCGGGAACGTCATCTGGGCGCTCCTGAACACCCGCGAGTTCCTGTTCGTTCCCTGA
- a CDS encoding DUF1501 domain-containing protein, with amino-acid sequence MSNPFLRLDELSRRQMVQALAKSCLGVTLMPLAFQQVFAADAKKAPQKLSGGKPAKHVIYLYMQGAMSQLDTFDPKPGTKVQGETKPIATALSGVQFAEYLPNLAKQAKKLAVIRSMTTTTADHTQARYLANTSFKPIASIAHPGFGSWVHKELGGLHKDLPVAVQIGGGVGPGYLGAKYAPVPVGDPALGLQNTKSPAYMTDDTFDKRMQLSGVFDQNFRKKAEKNPKVTGYDDLYRDAISLLRSEDLKAFDITQEKDEQKKAYGDTKFGKGCLLARRLVQSGVRYVEVSFGSWDHHYELWDKIPNMAGELDRVASALLTDLEQQGLLKDTVVVIGTEFGRQPDININTGRDHHPAVYSCVLAGGPVKGGQVYGKSDEKAFRVDTDGVSPEDFNATLAVAVGIDPDKEIHSPDGRPFTLGNHGKALTKVV; translated from the coding sequence ATGTCGAACCCATTCCTCCGTCTCGACGAATTGAGCCGCCGGCAGATGGTGCAGGCCCTGGCCAAGTCCTGCCTGGGCGTGACCCTGATGCCGCTGGCCTTCCAGCAGGTGTTTGCCGCCGACGCCAAGAAAGCCCCGCAGAAGCTCTCCGGCGGCAAGCCGGCCAAGCACGTCATCTACCTGTACATGCAGGGGGCGATGTCGCAGCTCGACACCTTCGATCCCAAGCCCGGCACCAAGGTCCAGGGGGAGACGAAGCCGATCGCGACCGCGCTCTCGGGCGTGCAGTTCGCCGAGTACCTGCCGAACCTCGCCAAGCAGGCCAAGAAGCTGGCGGTGATCCGGTCGATGACGACCACGACCGCCGACCACACGCAGGCCCGGTACCTCGCCAACACGAGCTTCAAGCCGATCGCCTCGATCGCCCATCCGGGCTTCGGCTCGTGGGTCCACAAGGAACTCGGCGGTCTGCACAAGGACCTGCCGGTCGCGGTGCAGATCGGCGGCGGGGTCGGTCCCGGTTACCTGGGGGCCAAGTACGCTCCGGTTCCCGTGGGTGACCCGGCGCTCGGCCTGCAGAACACGAAGTCTCCGGCGTACATGACGGACGACACCTTCGATAAGCGGATGCAGCTCTCCGGGGTCTTTGACCAGAACTTCCGCAAGAAGGCGGAGAAGAACCCGAAGGTGACCGGGTACGACGACCTGTACCGGGACGCGATCAGCCTCTTGCGGTCGGAGGACCTGAAGGCGTTCGACATCACGCAGGAGAAGGACGAGCAGAAGAAGGCGTACGGCGACACCAAGTTCGGCAAGGGGTGTCTCCTGGCCCGCCGGCTGGTGCAGAGCGGCGTGCGGTATGTGGAAGTCTCGTTCGGTTCGTGGGACCACCACTACGAGCTGTGGGACAAGATCCCGAACATGGCGGGCGAGCTGGACCGCGTCGCTTCGGCTCTGCTGACGGACCTTGAGCAGCAGGGGCTGCTGAAGGACACCGTGGTTGTGATCGGGACGGAGTTCGGCCGGCAGCCGGACATCAACATCAACACCGGCCGCGACCATCATCCGGCGGTTTACTCGTGCGTGCTGGCGGGTGGTCCGGTGAAGGGTGGGCAGGTGTACGGGAAGAGTGATGAGAAGGCGTTCCGGGTCGATACCGATGGGGTGTCGCCGGAGGACTTCAATGCCACGCTCGCGGTGGCGGTGGGGATTGATCCGGACAAGGAGATCCACTCGCCAGACGGCCGCCCGTTCACGCTGGGCAATCATGGCAAGGCGTTGACGAAGGTGGTTTGA